A stretch of the Parasteatoda tepidariorum isolate YZ-2023 unplaced genomic scaffold, CAS_Ptep_4.0 HiC_scaffold_2884, whole genome shotgun sequence genome encodes the following:
- the LOC122273192 gene encoding uncharacterized protein → MWRHLPGSSNPADLASRGCTAEQLIKRRWWEGPIWLYDKEENWPKSEENPNEELVNSELRKTVIIALNTDDSDQYWYCKYFSSYTKILIYRFFYNCKHKDKNLSKVLSVNELCKAEISLMLLIQKGGFKDVNDNKLKHLRPFVDQNGVIRAKTNLDYRDDTSDFIHPIILPNNHPVVKLLILSYHVDYLHAGISLLMSHLRKKYWVLKSRKTIRNCIKHCVKCKRFKVKRCEVMPGILPSDRVNDAAVFEIIGVDLAGPLYLKDKRKAYIVLYTCAVYRAVHLELVTLMTTEAYFQSLRRFIARRGRPSVIYSDNGTNFVGAEKALRLIDWDKLSSKVAEQKIRFKFNPPSASWWGGWWERLIQMVKQILRKILGRATLNYEELLTLLCDCERIINTRPLTYVSEDVADISPLTPEMFLHEIPSSGVVDIDQVDKKNLSKQAKYLQKIRELLRARFRTEYLGQLRQQSLRDYKDKSLKVGEIVLVEDINKRTFWNLAKILKVIPGRDGHTRVALVKTENSEILRPVQRLFRLELENEYVDVKGKSLKISSSGRIVKPTVP, encoded by the coding sequence ATGTGGCGCCACTTGCCAGGTAGCTCGAACCCTGCCGATCTTGCATCACGTGGCTGCACTGCTGAACAGTTAATCAAACGTCGTTGGTGGGAGGGACCGATTTGGCTCTACGATAAGGAAGAAAATTGGCCTAAATCGGAAGAAAACCCAAATGAAGAATTGGTTAATTCAGAGCTACGTAAAACGgtaataattgctttaaatacgGATGATAGTGATCAATACTggtattgtaaatatttttcatcatatacgaaaattttgatatatagattcttttataactgtaaacataaagataaaaatttgtctAAGGTTTTAAGTGTAAATGAACTCTGTAAAGCTGAAATTTCTCTGATGTTATTAATTCAAAAGGGTGGTTTTAAAGATGTAAATGATAATAAACTTAAGCATTTAAGACCATTTGTTGACCAAAATGGTGTTATAAGAGCTAAAACCAACCTTGATTATCGTGATGATACATCAGATTTCATCCATCCTATTATTTTACCTAATAATCATCCTGtagtaaaattgttaattttaagttatcatGTTGATTATTTACATGCTGGTATTTCTCTATTGATGTctcacttaagaaaaaaatattgggtTTTGAAAAGTCGAAAGACTATTCGTAATTGTATTAAGCATTGTGTGAAATGTAAaagatttaaagttaaaagatgTGAAGTTATGCCAGGAATTTTACCTAGTGATCGAGTAAATGATGCCGCAGTATTTGAGATAATAGGAGTTGACCTAGCAGGTCCACTGTACcttaaagataaaagaaaagcatACATAGTTCTTTATACGTGTGCAGTGTATCGTGCAGTACACTTAGAATTAGTAACCCTTATGACGACGGAAGCATATTTTCAGTCCTTAAGACGATTTATTGCGCGACGAGGCAGACCCTCAGTTATATATTCCGATAATGGAACAAATTTCGTCGGCGCAGAAAAAGCTCTTCGTTTAATAGATTGGGATAAATTGAGCTCAAAGGTTGCAGAACAAAAAATACGCTTTAAGTTCAATCCTCCTTCAGCAAGTTGGTGGGGGGGTTGGTGGGAGCGCTTAATCCAGATGGTGAAACaaattttacgtaaaatattAGGACGCGCTACGCTCAACTATGAGGAGTTACTCACTCTCCTTTgtgattgtgaaagaataataaatacgaGGCCCCTCACTTACGTATCTGAAGACGTGGCCGATATTTCACCATTAACTCCCGAAATGTTCTTGCACGAGATACCTTCCTCAGGTGTAGTAGATATTGATCAGgtagataagaaaaatttaagtaaacaagCTAAATATCTccaaaaaataagagaattacTTAGAGCTAGATTTAGGACAGAATATTTAGGGCAATTACGTCAACAATCATTAAGAGATTATAAGGATAAATCGTTAAAAGTCGGAGAAATAGTTTTAGTCGAAGATATTAATAAGCGGACATTTTGGAATTTAGCTAAGATATTAAAGGTAATTCCTGGCAGAGATGGCCACACAAGAGTAGCCCTTGTAAAGAcggaaaattcagaaattttaagacCAGTTCAAAGACTGTTTAGATTAGAACTGGAAAATGAGTATGTTGAtgtaaaaggaaaatcattgaaaataagtAGCAGTGGAAGAATTGTTAAACCTACTGTACCGTAA